One genomic segment of Cottoperca gobio chromosome 21, fCotGob3.1, whole genome shotgun sequence includes these proteins:
- the gjc4b gene encoding gap junction gamma-1 protein, giving the protein MSWSFLTRLLDEISNHSTFVGKIWLTLLIVFRIVLTAVGGESIYYDEQSKFVCNTQQPGCENVCYDAFAPLSHIRFWVFQVIMITTPTVMYLGFAMHKIARMEDDDYLPRGRKKMPIVSRGANRDYEEAEDNGEEDPMILEEIEPDKEKEVTVKPCKKHDGRRRIKRDGLMKVYVFQLLSRAIFEASFLFGQYVLYGLEVVPSYVCTRSPCPHTVDCFVSRPTEKTIFLLIMYGVSALCLLFTLLEILHLGISGIRDCFCAPRPATPRHPALSSQRSSICRQPSAPPGYNTVLKKDPSGKIGFRDNLGDSGRESFGDETSSRELERLRRHLKLAQQHLDMAYQNGESSPSRSSSPESNGTAVEQNRLNFAQEKQSSTCEKGLRA; this is encoded by the exons ATGAGCTGGAGCTTCCTTACTCGTCTGTTGGACGAGATTTCCAACCACTCCACCTTCGTGGGCAAAATCTGGCTCACCCTCCTCATTGTCTTTCGCATTGTGCTGACCGCTGTTGGGGGCGAGTCAATCTACTACGATGAACAGAGTAAATTTGTGTGTAACACGCAGCAACCCGGTTGTGAGAACGTGTGCTACGATGCGTTTGCGCCGCTGTCACACATTCGCTTCTGGGTGTTTCAGGTGATTATGATCACCACCCCCACCGTCATGTACCTGGGCTTTGCCATGCATAAGATTGCACGCATGGAGGACGATGACTACCTGCCTCGGGGCAGGAAGAAGATGCCGATAGTGAGCCGTGGTGCAAACCGAGACTACGAAGAGGCGGAGGATAATGGGGAGGAGGACCCCATGATCCTGGAAGAGATTGAGCCAGATAAGGAGAAGGAAGTGACTGTTAAGCCCTGCAAAAAGCACGACGGACGGCGTCGCATCAAGCGTGACGGCCTGATGAAGGTCTACGTGTTTCAGCTCCTGTCGCGTGCCATCTTTGAGGCTTCGTTCCTGTTTGGACAGTACGTCCTTTATGGGCTGGAGGTGGTACCCTCGTATGTATGCACGCGCTCTCCTTGCCCGCACACCGTGGATTGCTTTGTCTCACGCCCCACAGAGAAAACTATCTTCCTGCTCATTATGTATGGAGTCAGCGCCCTGTGTCTGCTCTTCACCTTGTTGGAGATTCTTCACCTCGGCATCAGTGGTATTCGAGACTGCTTCTGCGCGCCCCGGCCTGCCACCCCCCGTCACCCAGCTCTGTCCAGCCAAAGGTCCTCGATCTGCCGCCAGCCATCGGCACCTCCGGGCTACAACACCGTTCTGAAGAAGGACCCATCGGGAAAAATTGGCTTCAGGGATAATCTGGGAGACTCGGGTCGTGAGTCGTTTGGGGACGAGACTTCATCACGGGAGCTGGAGAGGCTGCGGAGACACCTGAAGCTGGCTCAGCAGCATCTGGACATGGCCTACCAGAATGGGGAGAGCAGCCCGTCACGCAGCAGCAGCCCAGAGTCCAACGGCACCGCAGTCGAGCAGAACAGACTAAACTTTGCCCAGGAGAAGCAGAGCAGTACATGTGAGAAAG GTCTGCGTGCATAG